From one Amycolatopsis sp. FDAARGOS 1241 genomic stretch:
- a CDS encoding helix-turn-helix transcriptional regulator, producing MPRQRTFAQKLSALIEASRADGRAPHSYREMSAAIERAGGPAMSPAYLQQLATGKRINPKIHYVEALAKLFGVPVTYFFDDEAGQLTDDGPAVEAKLMAMRAQELSPQGRRQVMDLLDLVERYERAEREGRSGP from the coding sequence ATGCCACGGCAACGCACCTTCGCGCAGAAGCTGAGCGCGTTGATCGAGGCGTCCCGCGCGGACGGCCGGGCTCCGCACAGCTACCGGGAGATGTCGGCGGCGATCGAGCGCGCGGGCGGTCCCGCGATGTCCCCCGCGTACCTGCAGCAGCTGGCCACGGGCAAGCGGATCAACCCGAAGATCCACTACGTCGAGGCGCTGGCGAAGCTGTTCGGCGTGCCCGTCACGTACTTCTTCGACGACGAGGCCGGCCAGCTCACCGACGACGGGCCCGCGGTCGAGGCCAAGCTGATGGCCATGCGCGCGCAGGAGCTCTCGCCGCAAGGCCGGCGGCAGGTGATGGATCTGCTCGACCTCGTCGAACGCTACGAACGCGCCGAACGGGAAGGCCGGAGCGGACCGTGA